In a genomic window of Stakelama saccharophila:
- the pabB gene encoding aminodeoxychorismate synthase component I, with the protein MRLDPATPFVLLDDARDDGVPARLYRRPSGIVRADGPDGVAPLFEKLAGAGRHGLHAAGFCSYGLGTVLEPRAGIPESGPLAWFGLFESYRTVAPGDIAALLPDPAGAWVGEAEPEITQSEYEARVARIAEWIAAGDIYQANFTFRATVRAAGDPLALYAAIRKRARAGFGAIVATGEDLILSFSPELFFALADGRLTARPMKGTAARGPTPALDAASRDALHRDPKQRAENLMILDLMRNDLGRIARPGSVQVPERFVVETYPTVHQMVSAVTADLGPGLGAVDALRALFPCGSITGAPKIRAMQIIGATETSPRGVYTGAIGRIDANGDAMFNVAIRTLARTGDGRYVLGLGSGLVADSVPAGEWRECLAKGAFLTTGQPRFDLIETMPFDPEEGILRLKRHLARLKESAAAFGFRFDRHDARNELQAATFRLRERVRIRLLLAAHGATAIEVTPMPPPLPRPVRVAPMPLPVDPADFRLRHKTTNRAFYDEARRRSGADEVVFVTPDGAVTEGSFSSVFVERDGTLVTPPLSAGLLPGILRGELIDTGRAVEGRVTPEDLTQDFYVGNALRGLNIARLVAPAAIPG; encoded by the coding sequence ATGCGGCTCGATCCTGCCACTCCCTTCGTCCTCCTGGACGATGCGCGTGACGACGGCGTTCCCGCCAGACTCTACCGTCGGCCGAGCGGGATCGTGCGTGCGGACGGGCCCGACGGCGTGGCGCCGCTGTTCGAGAAGCTCGCCGGGGCCGGGCGGCACGGCCTCCATGCCGCGGGCTTCTGCAGCTATGGTCTGGGCACCGTGCTGGAACCAAGGGCCGGCATTCCGGAATCCGGTCCTCTCGCCTGGTTCGGCCTGTTCGAATCCTACCGGACTGTCGCGCCCGGCGATATCGCGGCACTGCTTCCCGATCCTGCCGGCGCATGGGTCGGAGAGGCGGAACCGGAAATCACGCAATCCGAATATGAAGCGCGCGTCGCCCGGATCGCCGAATGGATCGCGGCGGGCGACATCTATCAGGCCAATTTCACCTTCCGCGCCACCGTCCGCGCCGCGGGCGACCCGCTGGCGCTCTATGCCGCGATACGCAAGCGCGCCCGCGCGGGCTTCGGCGCGATCGTCGCGACCGGCGAGGACCTGATCCTGTCCTTTTCCCCCGAACTGTTCTTCGCGCTGGCCGATGGCCGGCTGACCGCGCGACCGATGAAGGGTACGGCCGCCCGCGGACCAACGCCGGCACTCGATGCCGCCAGCCGCGACGCCCTGCACCGCGATCCGAAGCAGCGCGCGGAAAACCTGATGATCCTCGACCTGATGCGCAACGATCTCGGCCGTATCGCGCGGCCCGGCAGCGTGCAGGTGCCGGAGCGGTTCGTGGTCGAGACCTATCCGACCGTGCACCAGATGGTCTCCGCGGTGACGGCGGACCTGGGTCCCGGGCTGGGCGCGGTCGATGCCTTGCGGGCGCTGTTTCCCTGCGGCTCGATCACCGGCGCACCGAAAATCAGGGCCATGCAGATCATCGGCGCGACGGAAACCAGCCCGCGCGGCGTCTATACGGGCGCGATCGGCCGCATCGACGCCAATGGAGATGCGATGTTCAACGTCGCCATTCGTACCCTCGCGCGCACCGGCGATGGGCGCTATGTCCTGGGCCTCGGTTCGGGCCTGGTCGCGGACTCCGTTCCGGCCGGGGAATGGCGCGAATGTTTGGCCAAGGGGGCGTTTCTGACCACGGGACAGCCACGATTCGACCTGATCGAGACGATGCCCTTCGATCCGGAAGAGGGCATACTGCGCCTGAAGCGCCACCTGGCGCGGCTGAAGGAAAGCGCCGCCGCCTTCGGCTTTCGCTTCGACCGGCACGATGCCCGCAATGAATTGCAGGCCGCGACCTTCCGGCTGCGTGAGCGCGTCCGCATCCGATTGCTGTTGGCAGCGCACGGCGCCACCGCGATCGAGGTCACGCCGATGCCGCCGCCCCTCCCCCGGCCGGTGCGCGTGGCGCCCATGCCCCTGCCCGTCGACCCGGCGGACTTCCGCCTGCGCCACAAGACGACAAATCGCGCCTTCTACGACGAAGCGCGACGGCGAAGCGGTGCCGACGAAGTCGTCTTCGTCACGCCCGACGGCGCGGTTACCGAGGGCAGTTTCTCCTCCGTTTTCGTCGAGCGCGACGGAACACTCGTCACGCCGCCGCTATCGGCGGGCCTGCTGCCGGGAATCCTGCGCGGGGAACTCATCGATACCGGCCGTGCGGTCGAAGGTCGGGTCACGCCGGAGGATCTGACGCAAGATTTTTACGTCGGAAATGCGCTTCGTGGCTTGAACATTGCGCGATTGGTTGCGCCTGCGGCAATCCCCGGCTAA
- a CDS encoding pyridoxal phosphate-dependent aminotransferase, translating into MKTSAALDRIQPSATLAMTARAAELRRQGIDVIGLGAGEPDFDTPDFVKEAAIEAIRAGKTKYTNVDGTPELKEAIVGKFRRDNDLSYETTQVCVNVGGKHTLFNAMVATLDAGDEVIVPAPYWVSYPDVVQFCGGKPVFVAAGPEQDYKLKPEQLEAAITERTKWLILNSPSNPTGAAYTADELKALGSVLERHPHVWVFADDMYEHIVYDGFEFTTIAQVCPSLYERTLTVNGCSKAYAMTGWRIGFAGGPQWLIRAMAKLQSQSTSNPSSVAQAAAVAALTGDQSFLKDRTAAFQKRRDLVVARLNAIEGMTCPTPKGAFYVYPEFSGLIGKRAPDGTTIDDDRAMVGYLLDQARVAAVQGEAFGLSPAMRVSYATATELLEKACDRVAEACAALG; encoded by the coding sequence ATGAAGACCTCCGCCGCACTCGACCGCATCCAGCCTTCGGCCACGCTAGCGATGACCGCGCGGGCCGCCGAGTTGCGGCGCCAGGGGATCGACGTCATCGGCCTGGGCGCGGGCGAGCCGGACTTCGACACCCCCGATTTCGTCAAGGAAGCGGCGATCGAGGCGATCCGCGCGGGCAAGACCAAATATACCAATGTCGACGGCACGCCCGAATTGAAGGAAGCGATCGTCGGCAAATTCCGGCGCGACAACGACCTGTCCTATGAGACGACGCAGGTCTGCGTGAATGTGGGCGGTAAGCACACGCTGTTCAACGCCATGGTGGCGACGCTGGACGCCGGCGACGAGGTGATCGTGCCTGCGCCCTATTGGGTCAGCTATCCCGACGTGGTGCAATTCTGCGGCGGCAAGCCCGTCTTCGTCGCGGCCGGGCCGGAGCAGGATTACAAGCTGAAGCCGGAACAGCTCGAGGCGGCGATCACCGAACGCACCAAGTGGCTGATCCTCAACTCGCCCTCCAACCCGACCGGCGCCGCCTACACCGCCGACGAGCTGAAAGCGTTGGGATCGGTGCTGGAACGCCATCCCCATGTCTGGGTGTTCGCCGACGACATGTACGAACATATCGTCTATGACGGATTCGAATTCACGACGATCGCCCAAGTCTGCCCCTCGCTCTACGAGCGGACGCTGACGGTCAACGGCTGTTCCAAGGCCTATGCCATGACCGGCTGGCGCATCGGCTTCGCCGGCGGTCCCCAGTGGCTGATCCGGGCGATGGCCAAATTGCAGTCGCAGTCGACCTCCAACCCGAGTTCGGTGGCGCAGGCCGCGGCCGTCGCCGCCCTGACGGGCGATCAGTCGTTCCTGAAGGACCGCACCGCCGCCTTCCAGAAGCGCCGCGATCTGGTTGTCGCGCGACTGAACGCGATCGAGGGCATGACCTGTCCGACGCCGAAGGGCGCCTTCTACGTCTATCCCGAGTTTTCCGGCCTCATCGGCAAGCGCGCGCCGGACGGCACGACGATCGACGACGATCGGGCGATGGTTGGCTATCTGCTCGATCAGGCGCGTGTCGCCGCCGTCCAGGGCGAGGCATTCGGCCTCTCGCCGGCCATGCGCGTCAGCTACGCCACCGCGACAGAGCTTCTGGAGAAGGCCTGCGACCGCGTTGCGGAGGCGTGCGCCGCACTGGGCTGA
- a CDS encoding DUF1489 domain-containing protein, producing the protein MPLHLTKVAYGHDSLPDLDDRIRLCARQGGLVLTTRYLPKRHEQVVDGGSLYWIIKHQLVARSAILGFGDAEGGRVAIHLEPRLILVRPQPKRAHQGWRYLEDKDAPSDLGDEEDDAIAAMPPELVGKLGELALI; encoded by the coding sequence GTGCCGCTTCATCTCACCAAGGTCGCCTATGGCCATGACAGCCTGCCCGATCTCGACGATCGGATCCGGCTGTGCGCGCGCCAGGGCGGGCTTGTGCTGACCACCCGTTACCTGCCGAAGCGGCACGAGCAGGTGGTCGACGGCGGTTCGCTCTACTGGATCATCAAGCATCAGCTCGTGGCGAGATCGGCGATTCTGGGCTTTGGTGACGCCGAGGGCGGGCGCGTCGCGATCCACCTGGAGCCGCGCCTGATCCTCGTACGCCCGCAACCCAAGCGCGCGCACCAGGGCTGGCGCTATCTGGAGGACAAGGATGCCCCATCGGACCTCGGCGACGAAGAGGATGACGCCATAGCGGCCATGCCGCCCGAATTGGTCGGCAAGCTCGGCGAACTGGCGCTGATCTAG
- the mgtE gene encoding magnesium transporter, with the protein MSDTQLPDAEMPEDSEFDEDDRLKPEYVRAVLDAVEQGDAEGARERVEPLHPADIADLIELTPAEQRPALIDAIGELVDGDVLSEMNDWVREALIESLDPHQLAGMAAELETDDAVAIIEDMEAAGQQAVLRALDPDDRAAIEEALRYPEESAGRLMQRDLIAVPEHWTVGDVIDYLRAGEDLTTDFWEVFVVDPAHRPIGTCHLSWILRTPRMVPVGDVMKREQTLIPVDMDQEEVALRFQKYALISAAVIDDDGRLVGMITADDVVHIISQEAGEDALLLSGAGEGDINRPYLLTVRTRLSWLVVNLGTAILAASVVGLFQDEIAAFALLAVLMPIVSGMGGNAGTQTLAVVVRALATNQLASSNTWWMIVRELRIAAANGAALGMLIGAGSYLLYHNPLLSAVFAAAMVINSLVAGMGGVLVPITLERLRIDPAVSSAVFVTTLTDVMGFFSFLGLATVTGLATAG; encoded by the coding sequence ATGAGCGACACCCAGCTTCCCGATGCCGAAATGCCGGAGGACAGCGAGTTCGACGAGGACGACCGGCTGAAGCCCGAATATGTCCGTGCGGTACTCGACGCCGTCGAGCAGGGCGATGCCGAAGGCGCGCGGGAAAGGGTGGAGCCGCTCCACCCCGCCGACATCGCCGATCTCATCGAACTGACGCCCGCGGAACAGCGCCCCGCGCTGATCGACGCGATCGGCGAACTGGTCGATGGCGACGTGCTGTCGGAGATGAACGACTGGGTCCGCGAGGCGCTGATCGAATCGCTCGACCCGCACCAGCTTGCCGGCATGGCGGCCGAGTTGGAGACGGACGACGCCGTCGCGATCATCGAGGACATGGAGGCCGCCGGCCAGCAGGCGGTGCTGCGCGCGCTCGACCCCGACGACCGTGCCGCGATCGAGGAAGCGCTGCGCTATCCGGAGGAATCGGCCGGCCGCCTGATGCAGCGCGACCTGATCGCGGTGCCCGAACATTGGACCGTCGGCGACGTCATCGACTATCTGCGCGCCGGCGAGGATCTGACGACGGATTTCTGGGAGGTGTTCGTGGTAGATCCCGCGCACCGCCCCATCGGCACCTGTCATCTGTCCTGGATCCTGCGTACGCCGCGCATGGTGCCCGTCGGCGACGTCATGAAGCGGGAGCAGACGCTGATTCCGGTCGACATGGATCAGGAAGAAGTGGCGTTGCGCTTTCAGAAATATGCGCTGATCTCTGCCGCGGTGATCGACGACGACGGCCGACTGGTCGGCATGATCACGGCCGACGACGTCGTCCATATCATTTCCCAGGAGGCGGGCGAAGACGCGCTATTGCTGTCCGGCGCGGGCGAGGGCGATATCAATCGGCCCTATCTGCTGACGGTAAGGACCCGACTTTCCTGGCTGGTCGTCAATCTCGGCACGGCGATTCTGGCCGCCTCGGTGGTGGGTCTTTTCCAGGACGAAATCGCCGCCTTCGCGTTGCTCGCGGTATTGATGCCCATCGTGTCGGGCATGGGAGGCAATGCCGGGACGCAGACGCTTGCCGTCGTCGTGCGCGCGCTCGCGACCAACCAGCTCGCCAGCTCCAACACCTGGTGGATGATCGTCCGCGAACTGCGCATCGCCGCGGCCAATGGTGCCGCACTTGGCATGCTGATCGGTGCGGGCTCCTATCTGCTGTATCATAATCCGCTGCTGTCCGCGGTGTTCGCTGCCGCCATGGTCATCAATAGTCTCGTGGCCGGAATGGGAGGCGTTCTCGTGCCGATCACGCTCGAGCGCCTGCGGATCGACCCCGCGGTCAGTTCCGCGGTGTTCGTCACGACCCTGACGGATGTGATGGGATTCTTTTCCTTCCTCGGTCTGGCAACCGTAACCGGGCTTGCCACCGCCGGGTGA
- a CDS encoding peptidylprolyl isomerase: MADTPETLVMTLEPGDVTIRLRPDLAPQHVERIAGLADEGFYDGVVFHRVIDGFMAQGGDPTGTGTGGSKQPDLAAEFSKEPHVRGVCSMARTMDPNSANSQFFICLDDATFLDGQYTVWGEVTDGMEHVDALPKGEPPRTPGKIVKMRTK; this comes from the coding sequence ATGGCCGATACTCCCGAAACGCTCGTCATGACCCTGGAACCGGGCGACGTCACCATCCGGCTGCGCCCCGACCTGGCGCCCCAACATGTCGAGCGGATCGCCGGTCTCGCCGACGAAGGCTTCTACGACGGCGTCGTCTTTCACCGGGTGATCGACGGCTTCATGGCCCAGGGCGGCGATCCCACCGGCACCGGCACCGGCGGCTCCAAACAGCCCGACCTGGCGGCCGAATTCAGCAAGGAGCCGCACGTCCGCGGCGTCTGCTCGATGGCGCGCACGATGGATCCGAACAGCGCCAACAGCCAGTTCTTCATCTGTCTCGACGACGCCACCTTCCTCGACGGCCAATATACCGTCTGGGGCGAGGTGACCGACGGCATGGAGCATGTCGATGCCCTGCCCAAGGGCGAACCGCCACGCACGCCCGGCAAGATCGTGAAGATGCGCACGAAATAG
- a CDS encoding LysR substrate-binding domain-containing protein — protein sequence MRRLPPLTAIEAFVQVARLGSIKAAADELALSSPALSRRVQALERFIGRPLFERKHQALELNPDGERLLSRIAPAIDTMSDAVEEMTSGVDILRLRLGVLPLFATQRLLPRLPELRAHHPELHLDVDTGGHGLARLGDGLDAAIVLAHEVDPAIYSRRLDRNRVYVIGARTMLEGDDPITRPEQLSDLTAFIHRDMPDTFVAWRRAAGLPNLEPAAIDHFDSGSLMLEAAAQGLGVAFMLESHFEAAHDDRIVRLFDFDVESTYSYWFVCRPRALAQRPVKLFHDWLVDSFAAPAV from the coding sequence ATGCGCAGGCTTCCGCCCCTCACCGCGATCGAAGCGTTCGTTCAGGTCGCCCGCCTGGGGTCGATCAAGGCCGCGGCCGATGAACTGGCCCTGTCCTCGCCCGCGCTCAGCCGGCGGGTACAGGCGCTGGAACGCTTCATCGGCCGGCCCTTGTTCGAGCGCAAGCACCAGGCGCTCGAACTGAACCCCGATGGGGAACGGCTCCTGTCGCGGATCGCGCCCGCGATCGACACCATGTCTGACGCGGTCGAGGAAATGACGAGCGGGGTGGATATCCTGCGGTTGCGCCTGGGCGTGCTGCCCCTGTTCGCGACCCAGCGCCTGCTGCCGCGCCTGCCCGAACTGCGCGCGCACCATCCCGAACTGCACCTCGATGTCGATACCGGCGGCCACGGACTGGCGCGGCTGGGCGACGGCCTGGATGCGGCGATCGTGCTGGCGCACGAGGTTGACCCCGCAATCTATTCGCGCCGGCTCGATCGCAACCGGGTCTATGTCATCGGCGCGCGAACGATGCTGGAAGGCGACGATCCGATCACGCGACCGGAGCAGCTATCGGACCTTACCGCCTTCATCCACCGCGACATGCCGGACACCTTCGTCGCCTGGCGGCGTGCGGCGGGCCTGCCCAACCTCGAACCGGCGGCGATCGACCATTTCGATTCGGGATCGCTGATGCTGGAAGCGGCGGCGCAGGGCCTGGGCGTCGCCTTCATGCTCGAATCGCATTTCGAGGCGGCGCATGACGATCGCATCGTGCGGCTGTTCGATTTCGACGTGGAAAGCACCTATAGCTACTGGTTCGTATGCCGACCGCGTGCGCTGGCGCAGCGCCCGGTCAAACTGTTTCACGACTGGCTGGTCGACAGCTTCGCGGCGCCGGCCGTCTGA
- a CDS encoding CDC48 family AAA ATPase: protein MADDESEPRKLQVANARPEDSGRGLAHLPRSMMAAMALSEGDVIEIVGKRATPAFAVYPYPEDEGLEILRIDGLQRANAGVGSGEFVEVRKAEAKPATRVVFAPAQKNLRLQGSTDAIKRTFAGRPLCQGDVVATVGQKPVGNIPPEVARHLRAPAYALQEIRLNVVSASPKGVVHIDADTEVELRADYEEARESRRADVTYDDIGGMAGTIDQLREMVELPLRYPELFQRLGVDPPKGVLLHGPPGTGKTRLARAVANESDAQFFLINGPEIMGSAYGESEKRLREVFEEATKSAPSIVFIDEIDSIAPKRDKVQGEAEKRLVAQLLTLMDGLEARANLVVIAATNRPEAIDEALRRPGRFDREIVVGVPDERGRREILGIHTRGMPLADNVDIGELARTTYGFVGADIAALTREAAIEAVRRIMPKLNLSEGTIPPEVLDSLSVDRNDFLEALKRIQPSAMREVMVQAPQVRWGDVGGLDEAQMRLKEGVELPLKEPEAFRRLGIRPAKGFLLFGPPGTGKTLLAKAVAREAQANFIATKSSDLLSKWYGESEQQIAKLFARARQVAPCVIFIDELDSLVPARGGGLGEPQVTERVVNTILAEMDGLEELQSVVVIGATNRPNLVDPALLRPGRFDELVYVGVPDATGRERILTIQAAKMPLASDVDLGAIAARAERFTGADLEDVVRRAGLVALRESRENTHVTMAHFEKALEEGRASVTPEMEQEYRQMAAKLKQEAAAIQPIGFITPGMLEHRPREG from the coding sequence ATGGCGGACGACGAATCCGAACCCAGAAAATTGCAGGTGGCAAATGCCCGTCCGGAGGATTCCGGGCGCGGACTGGCGCATCTGCCCCGATCAATGATGGCCGCAATGGCGCTGAGCGAAGGCGACGTGATCGAAATCGTCGGCAAGCGCGCCACGCCCGCCTTCGCCGTTTACCCCTATCCCGAGGATGAGGGACTGGAGATCCTGCGCATCGACGGCCTGCAGCGCGCCAATGCCGGTGTCGGATCAGGCGAATTCGTCGAAGTGCGCAAGGCCGAGGCGAAGCCGGCGACGCGCGTCGTCTTTGCGCCCGCACAGAAGAATCTGCGGCTCCAGGGCTCCACCGACGCGATCAAGCGGACCTTCGCCGGGCGGCCGCTGTGCCAGGGCGACGTGGTGGCGACGGTGGGGCAGAAGCCGGTCGGCAACATCCCGCCCGAGGTTGCCCGCCATCTGCGCGCGCCAGCCTACGCCCTTCAGGAAATCCGCCTGAACGTCGTCTCGGCGAGCCCCAAGGGCGTGGTCCATATCGACGCCGATACCGAAGTCGAGCTGCGCGCCGATTACGAGGAAGCGCGCGAAAGCCGCCGCGCCGACGTCACCTATGACGATATCGGCGGCATGGCCGGCACGATCGACCAGTTGCGCGAGATGGTTGAACTGCCGCTGCGCTATCCCGAACTGTTCCAGCGGCTGGGCGTCGATCCGCCCAAGGGCGTGCTGCTGCACGGCCCGCCGGGCACCGGCAAGACGCGGCTGGCACGCGCCGTCGCCAACGAATCGGACGCGCAGTTCTTCCTGATCAACGGGCCGGAAATCATGGGGTCCGCCTATGGCGAGTCGGAAAAACGGCTGCGCGAGGTGTTCGAGGAGGCAACCAAGTCCGCGCCGTCGATCGTCTTCATCGACGAAATCGACTCGATCGCGCCCAAGCGCGACAAGGTGCAGGGCGAGGCGGAGAAGCGCCTCGTCGCGCAGCTCCTGACCCTGATGGACGGGCTGGAGGCGCGCGCCAACCTCGTCGTGATCGCCGCCACCAACCGGCCGGAGGCGATCGACGAGGCCCTTCGCCGGCCCGGCCGGTTCGACCGCGAGATTGTCGTCGGCGTACCCGACGAACGCGGCCGGCGCGAGATCCTGGGCATCCACACCCGCGGCATGCCGCTGGCGGACAATGTCGACATCGGTGAACTGGCGCGCACCACCTATGGCTTCGTCGGCGCCGACATCGCGGCACTCACGCGCGAAGCGGCGATCGAGGCGGTGCGCCGCATCATGCCGAAGCTCAACCTGTCGGAAGGCACGATCCCGCCCGAGGTGCTCGATTCGCTGTCGGTCGACCGCAACGATTTTCTCGAGGCGTTGAAGCGCATCCAGCCGTCCGCGATGCGCGAGGTGATGGTGCAGGCGCCGCAGGTTCGCTGGGGCGACGTCGGCGGCCTGGATGAAGCGCAGATGCGGCTGAAGGAAGGCGTGGAACTGCCGCTGAAGGAACCGGAGGCGTTCCGCCGGCTCGGCATTCGTCCGGCCAAGGGCTTTCTGCTGTTCGGCCCGCCCGGAACCGGCAAGACGCTGCTCGCCAAGGCGGTCGCGCGCGAGGCGCAGGCGAACTTCATCGCCACCAAGTCCTCCGACCTCCTGTCGAAATGGTATGGCGAGAGCGAGCAGCAGATCGCCAAGCTGTTCGCCCGCGCGCGTCAGGTGGCACCGTGCGTGATCTTCATCGACGAACTCGATTCGCTGGTGCCTGCGCGCGGCGGCGGCCTGGGCGAACCGCAGGTGACCGAGCGCGTGGTCAACACCATCCTGGCCGAAATGGACGGGCTGGAGGAATTGCAGTCGGTCGTGGTGATCGGTGCAACCAACCGGCCGAACCTGGTCGATCCGGCGCTGCTGCGTCCCGGACGGTTCGACGAGCTGGTCTATGTCGGCGTGCCCGATGCCACCGGGCGCGAGCGTATTCTCACCATCCAGGCAGCGAAGATGCCGCTCGCGAGCGATGTCGACCTGGGTGCCATCGCAGCGCGTGCCGAACGCTTCACCGGCGCCGATCTGGAGGACGTGGTGCGCCGCGCCGGCCTGGTCGCGCTGCGCGAATCGCGCGAGAACACGCATGTCACCATGGCCCATTTCGAAAAGGCGCTGGAAGAGGGCCGCGCATCCGTCACGCCCGAAATGGAACAGGAATACCGGCAGATGGCGGCGAAACTGAAGCAAGAGGCGGCGGCGATCCAGCCGATCGGCTTCATCACGCCTGGGATGCTGGAGCATCGGCCGCGCGAAGGCTGA
- a CDS encoding antibiotic biosynthesis monooxygenase family protein, which translates to MDAKPAHFGAMVGERDGQIAVIFASRRTGEDDAGYVRAAARMADLAARQPGYAGLESVRDSDGDGITISYWNDAASAAAWRDHPEHVRIRELGRARWYDSYTVTVATVTRGYRWNRT; encoded by the coding sequence ATGGATGCAAAGCCGGCGCATTTCGGCGCGATGGTAGGCGAGCGGGACGGGCAGATCGCGGTGATCTTCGCATCGCGGCGCACGGGCGAGGACGATGCGGGCTATGTCCGGGCGGCTGCCCGGATGGCGGACCTTGCGGCGCGCCAGCCCGGCTATGCCGGTCTTGAGAGCGTGCGCGACTCCGATGGCGACGGGATCACCATCAGTTATTGGAATGACGCGGCGAGCGCCGCCGCCTGGCGCGATCATCCCGAGCATGTCCGGATTCGCGAACTCGGCCGGGCGCGTTGGTACGACTCCTATACGGTCACGGTGGCGACGGTGACGCGCGGCTATCGCTGGAATCGTACTTGA
- a CDS encoding class I SAM-dependent methyltransferase, with product MSATSTSAARGARRSRPLSPWAMFFRGFLKHPVMVGSIVPSSDRLIRKMLDRVDWDTTKVFVEYGPGVGTFCDAILERMAPDAQFIAIDTNEDFVDYLRHHFRDPRFSAVQGSAADVVDIVADHGHDNADFVLSGLPFSTLPPGMGARISAETAKVIRPGGAFLVYQFSPKVKDFLTPEFDRIDHDMEWWNVPPAQLYWAWKD from the coding sequence ATGTCAGCAACCTCCACCAGCGCCGCTCGGGGCGCCCGGCGCAGCCGGCCGCTATCGCCCTGGGCCATGTTCTTCCGGGGTTTTCTGAAACACCCGGTGATGGTGGGATCGATCGTTCCGTCATCCGACAGGCTCATCCGCAAGATGCTGGATCGGGTGGACTGGGATACGACCAAGGTGTTCGTGGAATACGGGCCCGGCGTCGGCACCTTCTGCGACGCGATCCTGGAACGCATGGCCCCCGATGCACAGTTCATCGCGATCGACACCAACGAGGATTTCGTCGACTATCTACGCCATCATTTCCGCGATCCGCGGTTCTCCGCGGTGCAGGGATCGGCCGCCGACGTGGTCGACATCGTTGCGGACCATGGGCACGACAACGCCGATTTCGTCCTGTCGGGCCTGCCCTTCTCGACGCTGCCGCCCGGCATGGGCGCCCGCATCTCGGCCGAAACAGCCAAGGTGATCCGGCCGGGGGGTGCTTTTCTCGTCTATCAGTTCTCGCCCAAGGTGAAGGATTTCCTGACCCCGGAATTCGATCGCATCGATCACGACATGGAATGGTGGAACGTGCCGCCGGCGCAGCTCTACTGGGCGTGGAAGGATTGA
- the msrB gene encoding peptide-methionine (R)-S-oxide reductase MsrB, with protein sequence MDQVNLSESEWRKKLTPDQYHVLREAGTEAPFSGRYNNNKNDGVYRCAACGNDLFDSADKYDSGSGWPSFTRPLAEDRVTNHGDASHGMQRTESRCARCDGHLGHVFPDGPPPTGLRYCINSVALEFEARKADA encoded by the coding sequence ATGGACCAGGTAAATCTTTCCGAATCGGAATGGCGCAAGAAGTTGACGCCGGATCAGTATCACGTGCTGCGCGAAGCCGGCACCGAGGCCCCGTTTTCAGGCCGCTATAACAACAACAAGAACGATGGCGTTTACCGTTGCGCGGCATGCGGCAACGACCTGTTCGACAGCGCGGACAAGTACGATTCGGGTTCGGGCTGGCCCAGCTTCACGCGGCCGCTGGCCGAAGACCGCGTGACCAACCACGGTGACGCGAGCCATGGCATGCAGCGTACCGAGAGCCGTTGCGCGCGTTGCGACGGGCATCTCGGCCACGTCTTTCCCGACGGCCCGCCGCCGACGGGGCTCCGCTATTGCATCAACTCGGTCGCGCTGGAGTTCGAAGCGCGCAAGGCCGACGCCTGA